One genomic window of Glycine max cultivar Williams 82 chromosome 16, Glycine_max_v4.0, whole genome shotgun sequence includes the following:
- the LOC100789433 gene encoding receptor-like protein EIX2: MSGNNLNKELSVIIHQLSGCARFSLQELNIRGNQINGTLSDLSIFSSLKTLDLSENQLNGKIPESNKLPSLLESLSIGSNSLEGGIPKSFGDACALRSLDMSNNSLSEEFPMIIHHLSGCARYSLEQLSLSMNQINGTLPDLSIFSSLKKLYLYGNKLNGEIPKDIKFPPQLEQLDLQSNSLKGVFTDYHFANMSKLYFLELSDNSLLALAFSQNWVPPFQLRSIGLRSCKLGPVFPKWLETQNQFQGIDISNAGIADMVPKWFWANLAFREFISMNISYNNLHGIIPNFPTKNIQYSLILGPNQFDGPVPPFLRGSVFLDLPKNQFSDSLSFLCANGTVETLYELDLSNNHFSGKIPDCWSHFKSLTYLDLSHNNFSGRIPTSMGSLLHLQALLLRNNNLTDEIPFSLRSCTNLVMLDISENRLSGLIPAWIGSELQELQFLSLGRNNFHGSLPLQICYLSDIQLLDVSLNSMSGQIPKCIKNFTSMTQKTSSRDYQGHSYLVNTSGIFVNSTYDLNALLMWKGSEQMFKNNVLLLLKSIDLSSNHFSGEIPLEIEDLFGLVSLNLSRNHLTGKIPSNIGKLTSLESLDLSRNQLVGSIPPSLTQIYWLSVLDLSHNHLTGKIPTSTQLQSFNASSYEDNLDLCGPPLEKFCIDERPTQKPNVEVQEDEYSLLSREFYMSMTFGFVISFWVVFGSILFKSSWRHAYFKFLNNLSNNIYVKVAVFASKISKVHG; this comes from the coding sequence ATGTCTGGTAACAATTTGAATAAAGAGCTTTCGGTGATAATTCATCAATTGTCTGGGTGTGCCAGATTCTCGCTGCAAGAATTGAACATAAGAGGAAATCAAATCAATGGTACGCTTTCTGacctttcaatattttcttcctTGAAAACATTGGATCTTTCAGAAAATCAATTAAACGGCAAAATTCCAGAGAGTAACAAATTGCCATCTCTGTTGGAGTCTTTGTCAATTGGATCAAACTCTTTAGAAGGTGGAATTCCAAAATCATTTGGGGATGCATGTGCTTTGCGCTCGTTGGACATGTCCAATAATAGCTTGAGTGAAGAGTTTCCAATGATAATCCATCACTTGTCTGGATGTGCTAGATATTCATTGGAACAATTATCTCTAAGCATGAATCAAATCAACGGCACACTACCCGACCTCTCAATATTctcatctttaaaaaaattatatctttatGGAAACAAGCTAAATGGAGAGATTCctaaagatattaaatttcCACCTCAACTGGAGCAACTAGATCTGCAATCAAATTCCTTAAAGGGTGTGTTCACTGACTATCATTTCGCTAATATGTCTAAGTTATACTTCTTGGAGTTATCTGACAACTCTTTATTGGCCTTGGCATTTAGCCAAAATTGGGTCCCACCATTTCAGTTGCGCAGCATAGGATTGCGATCTTGCAAGCTAGGTCCAGTATTTCCCAAATGGTTGGAGACACAAAATCAATTTCAGGGTATTGACATTTCAAATGCTGGAATAGCAGATATGGTTCCAAAGTGGTTTTGGGCTAATTTAGCATTCCGAGAATTTATTTCAATGAATATTTCATACAATAATCTCCATGGTATAATTCCTAATTTTCCAACAAAGAATATTCAATATTCCCTAATTCTTGGACCAAATCAATTTGATGGCCCTGTTCCACCATTTCTGCGAGGTTCCGTATTTCTTGATTTACCCAAAAATCAATTCTCagattctctttcatttttatgtgcTAATGGTACAGTTGAAACTTTGTACGAATTAGACCTTTCAAATAATCATTTCTCTGGAAAAATTCCTGACTGTTGGAGCCATTTCAAGTCATTAACTTATTTGGACTTAAGTCACAATAATTTTTCAGGAAGGATACCCACGTCCATGGGAtctcttcttcatcttcaagCATTGCTATTGAGAAACAACAACTTAACAGATGAGATACCTTTCTCCTTGAGGAGTTGCACAAATCTAGTAATGCTAGATATTTCAGAAAACAGATTATCAGGGCTTATCCCTGCTTGGATAGGGAGCGAATTACAAGAGTTGCAATTTTTAAGTTTGGGAAGAAATAATTTCCATGGAAGTTTACCATTGCAAATTTGCTACCTAAGTGACATTCAACTCTTGGATGTGTCACTAAACAGCATGTCTGGGCAAATTcctaaatgcataaaaaattttacTTCAATGACTCAAAAGACATCTTCAAGAGATTATCAAGGTCATTCATATCTTGTCAATACCAGTGGCATTTTTGTTAATTCTACATATGATTTGAATGCACTCTTGATGTGGAAAGGTTCAGAACAAATGTTCAAAAATAATGTGTTACTACTTTTAAAAAGCATTGATCTCTCAAGCAATCACTTTTCTGGAGAAATTCCACTGGAAATAGAGGATTTATTTGGATTGGTTTCATTGAATTTATCAAGAAACCATTTGACCGGAAAGATTCCTTCAAATATTGGAAAGCTAACATCACTTGAATCTCTTGATTTGTCAAGAAACCAGTTGGTTGGTTCAATTCCTCCGAGTCTTACTCAAATTTATTGGCTCAGCGTGTTAGATTTGTCACATAACCATCTAACTGGAAAAATTCCAACCAGCACACAGTTACAGAGTTTCAATGCCTCGAGTTATGAAGATAATCTTGATCTTTGTGGACCGCCACTTGAGAAATTTTGTATTGATGAGAGACCAACACAAAAACCCAATGTTGAAGTTCAAGAGGATGAATATTCACTTTTGAGTCGTGAATTTTACATGAGTATGACATTTGGATTTGTTATAAGCTTTTGGGTGGTGTTTGGCTCAATCTTATTCAAGAGTTCTTGGAGACATGCCTATTTCAAGTTCTTGAACAATCTATCAAACAATATTTATGTTAAGGTAGCAGTATTTGCTAGTAAAATATCAAAGGTGCATGGCTGA
- the LOC100817952 gene encoding spastin, which translates to MEQKHVLLSALSVGVGVGVGLGLSSGQKWVGGNRDSDELSVEQIVQELKNLVVEGRDGNVTFEDFPYYLSERTQVLLTSAAYVHLKHLHFSKHTRNLPPASRAILLSGPAEPYQQMLAKALAHYFESKLLLLDITDFSVKLQNKFGCSRKEPSFKRSISEATLERMSGLFGSFSMLSSTGETRGILRQQSSASVSSNPPKLRRNASASYDISSTSSQCGPTFPAPLKHTSSLCFDEKLFVQSLYKLLVSITETGSIILYIRDVEKLILQSPRLYNLLQKMIKKLSGSVLILGSQILDSEDDCKEVDERLTVLFPYNIEIKAPEDETHLGCWKGQLEKDMKDIQFQDNRNHIAEVLAANDIDCDDLNSICHADTILLSNYIEEIVVSALSYHLMNTKDPEYRNGKLVISANSLSHGLSLFQEGKSSGNLKTNESNKENSGEDITGAKNEMKCDNQAPENKSETEKSIPITKKDGENPIPAKVEVPDNEFEKRIRPEVIPANEIGVTFADIGALDEIKESLQELVMLPLRRPDLFKGGLLKPCRGILLFGPPGTGKTMLAKAIANEAGASFINVSMSTITSKWFGEDEKNVRALFTLAAKVAPTIIFVDEVDSMLGQRTRVGEHEAMRKIKNEFMTHWDGLLTGPNEQILVLAATNRPFDLDEAIIRRFERRILVGLPSVENREMILKTLLAKEKHENLDFKELATMTEGYTGSDLKNLCITAAYRPVRELIQQERMKDMEKKKREAEGQSSEDASNNKDKEEKEITLRPLNMEDMRQAKTQVAASFASEGSVMNELKHWNDLYGEGGSRKKQQLTYFL; encoded by the exons ATGGAGCAGAAGCACGTTCTGTTGTCAGCATTGAGTGTCGGGGTTGGGGTGGGTGTGGGGCTTGGGTTGAGCTCAGGGCAGAAATGGGTTGGCGGGAACCGTGACTCTGATGAGCTTTCTGTGGAGCAGATTGTGCAGGAGCTCAAGAATCTGGTGGTTGAAGGAAGGGACGGCAACGTTACATTTGAGGACTTTCCTTATTACTTGAG TGAAAGAACTCAAGTTTTGTTGACAAGTGCTGCATATGTTCATTTAAAACATCTTCACTTTTCCAAGCACACCAGGAACCTCCCACCAGCAAGCAGGGCTATTTTGCTATCTGGTCCAGCAG AACCTTACCAGCAAATGCTTGCCAAAGCTTTAGCACATTACTTTGAATCAAAGTTGCTGTTGTTAGATATTACTGACTTTTCTGTGAAG TTGCAGAATAAATTTGGATGTTCTAGAAAAGAACCA TCTTTCAAAAGGTCAATATCCGAGGCGACTTTGGAGCGAATGTCTGGTTTGTTTGGTTCCTTTTCAATGCTTTCTTCAACAGGAGAAACGAGAG GAATTCTGCGTCAACAAAGCAGTGCTTCTGTAAGTTCCAATCCTCCAAAGCTTAGGAGGAATGCCTCTGCTTCATATGATATAAGTAGCACTTCTTCCCAATGTGGTCCAACATTTCCAG CTCCTTTAAAGCACACAAGTAGTTTGTGTTTTGATGAAAAGCTCTTTGTACAGTCACTTTACAAG CTTTTGGTTTCTATCACAGAAACTGGTTCCATCATTTTATACATCAGGGATGTTGAGAAGCTCATTCTCCAATCACCAAGGTTATATAATTTACtacaaaaaatgataaagaaacTATCAGGCTCGGTGTTGATACTTGGTTCCCAGATATTAGATTCAGAAGATGATTGCAAAGAAGTTGATGAAAGGCTCACTGTACTATTCCCCTACAACATTGAGATCAAAGCTCCCGAAGATGAAACTCATCTTGGCTGCTGGAAAGGCCAACTGGAAAAGGATATGAAAGATATTCAGTTCCAAGATAATAGAAACCATATTGCTGAAGTACTTGCAGCAAATGACATTGATTGTGATGACTTGAACTCAATCTGCCATGCAGACACTATCTTACTCAGTAATTATATTGAAGAAATTGTAGTATCTGCATTATCTTACCATTTGATGAATACCAAGGATCCGGAGTACCGAAATGGAAAGCTAGTTATATCAGCCAATAG TTTGTCCCATGGATTGAGTCTGTTCCAGGAAGGCAAGAGTAGTGGGAATCTGAAGACTAATGAATCTAACAAG GAAAATTCTGGAGAAGATATTACTGGTGCAAAGAATGAAATGAAGTGTGACAACCAAGCACCTGAAAACAAGAGTGAGACAGAGAAATCCATCCCAATAACGAAGAAAGATGGCGAAAATCCTATACCTGCAAAAGTG GAAGTTCCTGACAACGAGTTTGAGAAGCGCATAAGACCAGAGGTTATCCCTGCAAATGAGATAGGGGTTACATTTGCAGATATTGGTGCATTGGATGAGATCAAAGAATCACTTCAAGAGCTGGTAATGCTTCCCCTTAGAAGGCCAGACCTCTTCAAAGGTGGGCTTCTAAAGCCATGTAGAGGTATATTGCTTTTTGGGCCTCCTGGTACTGGAAAAACAATGCTAGCAAAGGCAATTGCAAATGAAGCTGGTGCAAGTTTCATTAATGTCTCAATGTCAACCATCACATCAAAATGGTTTGGAGAGGATGAAAAGAATGTCCGAGCTCTGTTCACACTGGCAGCTAAGGTTGCCCCAACAATTATCTTTGTTGACGAGGTTGACAGCATGCTTGGACAGAGGACTAGAGTAGGAGAGCATGAGGCTATGAGgaagattaaaaatgaattcaTGACACACTGGGATGGGCTATTAACAGGACCTAATGAGCAAATTTTGGTTCTTGCAGCAACCAACAGGCCATTTGACCTTGATGAAGCTATCATAAGACGGTTTGAGAGAAG GATCTTGGTTGGTCTTCCATCTGTTGAGAACAGGGAAATGATCTTGAAGACTCTTTTGGctaaagaaaaacatgaaaatttagACTTCAAAGAGCTGGCAACCATGACAGAAGGATATACTGGAAGTGATCTAAAG AATTTGTGCATCACTGCGGCTTATCGACCTGTTAGAGAGCTAATACAGCAGGAGAGAATGAAGGACATG gaaaagaagaaaagagaagcaGAAGGCCAAAGTTCTGAAGATGCTTCAAACAATAAAgataaggaagaaaaagaaattaccCTGAGGCCTTTAAACATGGAAGACATGAGACAGGCTAAGACTCAG GTGGCTGCAAGTTTTGCATCAGAAGGATCTGTAATGAATGAGTTGAAGCACTGGAATGATTTGTATGGTGAAGGAGGTTCAAGGAAGAAACAACAGCTCACTTACTTCCTTTAA
- the LOC102661033 gene encoding receptor-like protein 34 has product MPTMNPVRFKYMQAIIIFMMLQVVVSAQDHIMCIQTEREALLQFKAALLDDYGMLSSWTTSDCCQWQGIRCSNLTAHVLMLDLHGDDNEERYIRGEIHKSLMELQQLNYLNLSWNDFQGRGIPEFLGSLTNLRYLDLSHSYFGGKIPTQFGSLSHLKYLNLARNYYLEGSIPRQLGNLSQLQHLDLSINQFEGNIPSQIGNLSQLLHLDLSYNSFEGSIPSQLGNLSNLQKLYLGGSFYDDGALKIDDGDHWVSNLISLTHLSLAFVSNLNTSHSFLQMIAKLPKLRELSLSYCSLSDHFILSLRPSKFNFSSSLSFLDLSQNSFTSSMILQWLSNVTLVITSWRVPHQTILAV; this is encoded by the exons ATGCCAACCATGAATCCAGTTCGTTTCAAATACATGCAAGccataataatatttatgatgtTGCAG GTTGTTGTTTCTGCTCAAGACCATATTATGTGCATTCAGACTGAGAGGGAAGCACTCCTCCAATTCAAGGCTGCACTTCTGGATGACTATGGCATGCTCTCTTCTTGGACCACTTCTGATTGCTGCCAATGGCAAGGGATTCGCTGCTCCAACCTCACCGCCCATGTTCTAATGCTCGACCTTCATGGAGATGATAATGAAGAACGTTATATCAGAGGAGAGATCCACAAGTCGTTGATGGAGTTGCAACAATTAAACTATTTAAACCTCAGTTGGAATGATTTTCAAGGCAGAGGAATCCCAGAGTTTCTTGGTTCTCTCACCAACTTGAGATACCTTGATCTGTCACATTCTTATTTTGGCGGAAAAATTCCAACTCAGTTTGGCTCTCTTTCTCATTTGAAATACTTAAATCTTGCTCGGAATTATTATCTGGAGGGTTCAATCCCACGTCAACTTGGAAATCTCTCCCAGTTGCAGCATCTTGATCTCAGCATCAATCAATTTGAAGGAAATATACCCTCTCAAATTGGAAATCTCTCCCAGTTGCTGCATCTTGATCTCAGCTACAATTCTTTTGAAGGAAGTATACCGTCCCAACTTGGGAACCTTTCAAATTTGCAGAAGCTTTATCTTGGAGGATCATTTTATGATGATGGTGCTCTCAAAATTGACGATGGAGATCATTGGGTGTCTAATCTCATTTCTTTAACCCATCTTTCCTTGGCCTTCGTATCTAATCTCAACACTTCTCATAGCTTCCTCCAAATGATTGCCAAGCTACCAAAACTTAGAGAACTGAGTTTAAGTTACTGTAGCCTTTCCGATCATTTTATCCTTTCATTGAGGCCCTCCAAATTCAACTTTTCTAGTTCCCTTTCCTTCCTTGATCTTTCCCAGAACAGCTTCACGTCATCAATGATACTCCAGTGGCTGTCCAACGTCACCTTAGTTATAACCTCTTGGAGGGTTCCACATCAAACCATTTTGGCCGTGTAA